Genomic window (Peromyscus eremicus chromosome 12, PerEre_H2_v1, whole genome shotgun sequence):
tatacatctgcATATCCCTATATATGAGTCTATATATACCAATTCATGCACCCGAGGCTTAGGAATCATtgcaaaaggaggagaggaaagattaTAAAATCCAGGGGACAGGGACTTcactgtgagattatgtctcctagaaatcTCAGAATCTACACCCATAAACGCTCACCAAGGTCACTGTCTAAATATGAGTTGGACAAGGACAGTGCCAATAGACGTGTTAATGTAGAAGGCGGAAGCTCATGAGGTCTCgaccctatacaaagaactacaggcaactagggAATGCCAAGAGAGAAAACATTTGTAATCAGCTGTTAGTAAGAAATAGTGTATTTCCCTATTGATTTTAGGGAgccaaatttaataaaatttctttccctctatctctctctgcttccctccctcctgccatGTATTGTTTAAAAAACCCTACACATCTGAAAAAtcacacagaaatacataaaatcatgtgACAAACTGAGAGACTCTTTAATAAAACTAGACAAAGGCAAAATCTacaatgaaacacattttaatgTTAATATATACAGCTTAATAAAAAGTAGAGAGTTCACACTTGATCACATTTCACAGATCCTTAAAAAGACACTAATAAAATTGTCTGCAGGCTGTCACAGAATCCAAATGAAAATGACAAATAAGATGGTCATGCATTGTTGAGTTTTCTCAGATAACTCGTTATTCTGAGTAAGAATAAACAACTTTATTCAGTTTAGTATAAAGTTGAAAATTATGAAGATGTTCAAGAAATCCTCATGTGAAGAGACTCAAGGATACTTCTATTAAGACAATATGTGACAGTCAACAATCTGGGCAGCTGCAGAAACTCCTCAGTAGAAGCTATAGGACCAGTACCTTCTACAGCACAGTGGGCAGCAGCAGCCATAACCATAGCCACCATAACCACCATAGCCACAGCCATAGCCACATCCATAGCCATAACCTAGGCCACCATAGCCGTAGCTCAGGCCTCCACAGTAGCTGCCATAGTAACACATGGTGTTAGGAGTGGACTGTTCAGAGAAAGACCAGAAGAAGGATGCTTGAGTCTCGATTTCATCATCTGCCAAGGACCTTTTATACACTTGGGTGTTTGGTGGGGAAAACCACAGGTATTATAATGTCATACAAGTCTCCACTATGCTTCAGAAAACATCAACATGCCATGGTTGACTGGACTAACAAAGCTGCATAACTTGAGATAATTGTGCTCCTATGTCAGAATCCCATGGTCAAATCTTGGGATTCTAACACGAAATTCTGGTACTGTTTTCAAGGCTCTGCCTCATTCTGTATTTAGTTTATTTAATACTTATGAAACTCTTCTGTACTTCTATAGCAATCACTGAAGTAGcgctctctcttttttatttctgtttgttttgtaataCTCCACAAGTAAAAggtctttgtgttttcctttttttttgtttgctttgttattATAGAGAAATTCTATCTGGAGGAATTTATTTCCCACATCTTCCTAATGAAGAATGATCAGGTTATTGGTTGTCTTATTGGTAACATGATGACGGTTAATGTCTACATAAATGTATTTTGGTTTTATTCTGGATGTATTCTATTCTTacatgttcttttaaatttttgtatgtctgtttttgtgctatTGTCctttagtttttattactatggctctttGTTATAATTTGAGATCAGGTCTCATGACAGGTCCAGcttcttcctttctgctttgtTCTATTTTGGCTACTTATGCCTTCATATGACATTTAGAATTGTGTTGTCTAGTTCTGTTAAGAATGTAATTAGAATCTTGAAGAAGATTGCATGAAATCTGTGTGTTGCTTCAGCAAACAGCCATCCCCATGTTATCAATTCTGCCAATCCGTGAACAGGGTATGTCATTCTCTATCCTAGTTTCTTATTCAAATTTCCTTCACCAAAAATGGATGCTACTGATAATTACGTTAAAAAAATGAGccaaactgagaaaaacaaatgctgagcttgtgagatggctctgtaggtaaAGGCACCTCCATTatgcctgaggatctgagtttgatctgaGCATTCCATacagtagaaggaaaaaaattcagtCTCAAATTTTTTCCAATGCCTTCCAGGTTCATGATGTGGCATGTGCATATCCCCCAATCCAACAcatacagaaagaataaaattcgaataaaaaataaaaagccacagATTTACAGGCCCCAGGGGAGAACCGATGCTAATTATTCTATTAAATGGACATATTAAAATCACTAATGACTTGTTGTTATACCAATAGAACAGTATATCCGTTAACCCCCACCAGAGAAGCTTTTTTGCCTTAAATGGCAGTAAACAAGGAGGATGCCTCCCAGTTGGTTAGTGTCCAGATAAAAGAAAATGGAGTTCTGAGTTCTAAGTTGGAAATCCATATCACACTCACACTCCCCTCTTTGTAGAAGAGGGGACAGGAATACAGGAAGAGTCAGAGGTGGTGAAGGACTTCAAGGGACACAACAGAGCAGATAGACACTTGAATCCATAGTGACTGTGACAATATggataagacctgagaaagctccAACCAGAAACAAATCCTAGCATGAACGGAGAAAGGAGGTCAACCATTACTAGCTGAGGAGCATTTAGCATTTGCTAACATGACTGCTGAAAGGTCAGTTTTTGTTACTGATACAACCTCTGGTAGGCTGACCACACACCAAAGCAGAACCCAGTGTAAGACAAgctgggcagcacaaactggagtCCATGGTGGGGGATTAGAAGAAaagttgaaatctcaaagttgggtAGTAAGAGCAATGGGAAGATTAGGAAGTGAGGGtgtgaatattttcaaaattcattgTATGTGATTGTCAACTAGTACAAATATttccattatttttccttttattgaaaatattcttttcttacACAATATATCAGGATTGTAGTTTTACTCTCTCTACTCTTCCCAATTCCTGCTCACCTCCCATTCTTCCAGACCCATTCCATGTTTGTCTGTTATTAGGAAAGAGCAGACTTCCAACAGGTAACacccaaacacaacaaaataaaatataataagataaagcaatgACCATTATGTTGATATCAGATGTGGCAacacaacaggaggaaaagagtccctaGAGCAGGCAAAAGCATCAGTGACTGACTTATtttcacactcaggagtctcatgAAAACACTAAGCTAAAAGCTGtcatacatatgcagaggacctggtgcagacatgCGTAGGCCCTCTCCTTGCTGCtttagtctttgtgagttcatatgcaccTTGCTTAGCTGATTCAGAGGGACTTGGTTTCCAGTTGTCCTCCATCAgatctggttcttacactctttctgcttcctcttccctgggATTCCTTGAGCTCTCTCAGAGGAGGGATTttatggagacattccatttggaCATTCTCTtcatgtaatgtctggctgtgagtctctgcctctgttccaatctgctgccagaggaagtctGTCTGATGATGATTAGATAAGGTACTGATTTAtgagttgtggtagtttgaatgtaattggccccataagctcatagggagcgGTACTATTAGGATGtatgtatggctttgttggagtgggtatggccttgttggaggaagtatgccactgtggggtgggctttgaagtctcatatatgcctCAGTCCACCTCCtgttgccttctggtcaagatgtagccagcaccatgtctgtctgcatgccaccatgctccccaccatgatgataatgaactgaacctctgaaactgtaagcaaaccagaccaattcaatgttttccttataagcaTTGCCTTggtcaacagcaacagaaaccctaactaagatataagtatagctatatatatatatatatatatatatatatatatatatatatatatatatatatatatatatattagtgtttggttttaccctatgtCTCTAAACTATCTACTCTTatttcttggttacccaagccaTATTGAGTATGTATCATAGAGtgtgccttaagtcaaatcagacaaaactgaggtaacccagatccgggaagataaatatgatatgtatttgcTTATTAGCAGATATTGGTTGTTAAGTAAATGAAAACCAAGCTACAATACATCAATCCAGGCATAGAGGAAGTGCCACTGGGGGAtacatggatctctctgggaggGGGGAATAGAATAAATCTTATGGGTGGACTGGATATGTGGGGACAGGCAGGGCAGTATCAGGCAGGGAGTGTAGGAGAAATAGGGTAGAGGGAGTGAATTCCAGGGGATACAGCTGTAATTGAGGGGCATTTGTGAgatgatatggaaacctagtgcggTGGAAACTttgtaaaatatatgaaggtgatcctaatgaggtctCCTAATAATGAGGATACAGAGTttcaactggacatctcttgtcaccaaatgaggcTTCCAGTAGTGGGACTGAGTTTCATTCagttgaattgttggccaagggATCCCGTGGAAATGTCCTAAACAACTAATGCTGTTGCTAAGACAGTGGATTGTTCTCCACATACTGACAGTTagaccccattgctgaggacaacaggCACCCAAACCACTGAATATGGAGAAGTGGAGCAGgtacctacatggagccttcaacTTTATGTTCTAGTGCCTTGGACACAGGAAGATACTCTGAAGGCTACCAAAAGAGAGACATAAACACCAATCTAGCCACAAAAACATTGAATTACAATCATCctgtctgcaaaatatgctagggcaatggtggcacataatTTGTGGGagtaatacaaatattttaagttagaaaacattttaacactaaaatgtttttaaaggacaAATGTTACAAGGTTTATCTCATAAACCAATTCAACATTTAAATGACTAATGCCTATGAAATCACAGTATGAGACCCAGTATAGAATTCTTAAAAGACAACTGAGCACAGAAGTCCATCTGTAAACACAGCAGATCAAATAGAGCAAGACAGAAAGGCAGACTAACCGGAATGCCAAACACTAGCTCTAATGACTACCTAAATATGTAAGGTGGAGAACAATGGAGAAAGACAGAAGACCTCCATGTGGAAGCCTCCCACACTGGCATACTCGTACAcatgcacttgtgtgcacacacaagcaatacacacacacaactccacacaaacatgcatatgcacctgcacacacacacatgcacacaaacacatgtaaagCACACATACTGATGTtacaaacatgaaaatataaacCATTAAAGTACATAACTTCATGCATTCAACTAAGAAAgttttatttaacaaaataagCACCTATATAAGAAGGTGATCCatacaaatgaagaaaacaaatacatcaGATGGGATTAATACACAAAATTTTTTTGAGGGGATGATATGCACAAGCAAGCTAAACATCCCAAAGAATATACACTAATGCTAAAATGAGCAAAGAATTAGAACAggcatttttcaaagaaaagatacaattggacaaacacacacaataatgtTCTACTTCACTAATAGCACAG
Coding sequences:
- the LOC131922411 gene encoding keratin-associated protein 20-1-like; protein product: MCYYGSYCGGLSYGYGGLGYGYGCGYGCGYGGYGGYGYGCCCPLCCRRYWSYSFY